The Cucumis melo cultivar AY chromosome 5, USDA_Cmelo_AY_1.0, whole genome shotgun sequence genome has a segment encoding these proteins:
- the LOC103492589 gene encoding uncharacterized protein LOC103492589 produces the protein MAPSEIVPALSEPTSTTSSSSCSGSVFHRISEDKRQFVDLRGVRWRINLGVLPSSSLASIDDLRRVTADSRRRYAILRRRHLVDPHVSKDGSSSPDIAMDNPLSQNPDSMWGRFFRSAELEKMVDQDLSRLYPEHGSYFQTPGCQSLLRRILLLWCLQHPQFGYRQGMHELLAPLLYVLHVDVERLSQVRKLYEDQFADKFDGLSFQDGSFKYNFDFKNRLDSTEDEFGADGNVESVKSLSELDPEIQTIILLTDAYGAEGELGIVLSDRFIEHDAYTMFDALMSGAHGEVAMADFYSPTPAGGSLSGLPPVIEASSALYHLLSHVDSSLHAHLVELGVEPQYFSLRWLRVLFGREFSLEDLLTIWDEIFASDNTKFDRSDEPETSSSFGFLSSSRGAFIAAIAVSMLLYLRSSLLATENATLCLQRLLNFPKNVDLKKLIEKAKSLQTLAMHSNISSSPLLSGAYHHHSKSIVGRGNGLSSGSVSPKTPLNHVPESYWEEKWRVLHKEQEFKQSGSKSKNAAQKKGWSEKVRFLYRTESDPFPAKLVGGKKNTKSSVRRRLLADLSRELGAEEDSEKCGNDEIVNNKDDLSVEGEVDGQDGCEKYLENAEDKRCGSGIAGSEENSSIFSDPTSSFSGANDNEPDLNDSNRSSVASNLSLDENDDQSQSIVEGSSLPVPDQLENIPEKSGCTNDCEGNPAVGAKERKLLGKFPWFWKFGRNAASEGKGDTEASKLAGAENNPIKHIAPPRIDGACSTSISGKGDGVDQNVMGTLKNIGQSMLDHIQVIETVFQQERGQVGSLENLSKNHLVGKGQVTAMAALKELRKISNLLSEM, from the exons ATGGCCCCTTCTGAAATCGTGCCGGCATTGTCCGAACCCACGTCGACTACGTCCTCTTCCTCCTGCTCTGGCTCTGTTTTTCATCGGATTTCTGAGGATAAGCGGCAGTTTGTTGATCTTAGAGGTGTACGGTGGCGTATAAATCTTGGGGTTTTGCCGTCTTCTTCTTTGGCTTCTATTGATGATCTTCGTCGCGTCACAGCTGATTCCAGAAGAAG ATATGCTATCTTGAGAAGACGCCACCTTGTTGATCCACACGTTTCCAAGGATGGAAGCAGTTCTCCTGATATTGCAATGGATAATCCTCTATCACAAAACCCAG ATAGCATGTGGGGTCGCTTCTTTCGGAGTGCTGAGCTGGAGAAAATGGTTGACCAGGATTTATCACGTTTATATCCAGAACATGGAAGCTACTTCCAGACGCCTGGATGCCAAAGCTTGCTTAGAAGAATTTTATTGTTATGGTGCCTTCAACATCCGCAGTTCGGCTATAGACAAG GAATGCACGAACTTTTGGCTCCTCTATTGTATGTTCTTCATGTTGATGTGGAGAGGCTTTCCCAAGTGAGAAAGCTTTATGAAGACCAATTTGCTGACAAGTTTGATGGTCTCTCATTTCAAGATGGTAGTTTCAAATATAATTTCGATTTCAAAAACCGTCTGGATTCAACTGAAGATGAGTTTGGAGCTGATGGAAATGTGGAAAGTGTGAAAAGTCTTTCAGAGCTAGATCCTGAAATACAAACCATTATATTGTTGACTGATGCATATGGAGCCGAAGGGGAACTGGGAATTGTCCTTTCTGATAGATTTATTGAACATGATGCATATACTATGTTTGATGCTTTAATGAGTGGAGCTCATGGGGAAGTTGCAATGGCAGACTTTTACTCTCCAACGCCTGCAGGTGGTTCCCTTTCAGGATTGCCTCCTGTAATTGAAGCGTCTTCTGCTTTATACCACTTGCTGTCACATGTTGATTCATCTCTACATGCTCACCTTGTTGAACTGGGTGTAGAACCTCAGTACTTCTCTCTCCGCTGGTTAAGAGTTTTATTTGGTCGTGAATTTTCGCTTGAAGATCTCTTAACGATTTGGGATGAAATATTTGCTTCAGATAATACCAAATTTGACAGAAGTGATGAACCTGAGACAAGCTCCAGCTTTGGCTTCCTTAGTTCATCTCGTGGTGCATTTATTGCTGCTATTGCGGTTTCTATGTTACTTTATCTGCGATCATCTTTACTTGCCACAGAAAATGCAACTTTATGCCTACAAAGATTGCTAAACTTCCCCAAGAACGTGGATTTGAAAAAACTGATAGAGAAGGCAAAATCTTTGCAGACATTAGCAATGCATTCTAATATCTCGTCGTCACCCTTGTTGTCTGGAGCATATCACCACCACAGCAAGTCTATCGTTGGACGAGGTAATGGCCTTTCATCTGGTTCTGTTTCACCAAAAACTCCGTTAAATCATGTTCCCGAGAGTTACTGGGAGGAGAAGTGGAGAGTTTTACACAAGGAACAAGAATTTAAACAAAGTGGCTCAAAAAGTAAGAATGCAGCCCAAAAGAAAGGATGGTCGGAGAAAGTGAGGTTCCTGTATAGGACGGAATCTGATCCATTTCCAGCAAAGCTGGTTGGTGGCAAAAAGAACACTAAGTCCTCTGTTAGGCGAAGGTTACTGGCTGATTTGTCACGGGAACTTGGTGCAGAGGAAGACAGTGAAAAATGTGGGAATGATGAAATCGTAAATAACAAGGACGATCTTTCAGTAGAAGGGGAGGTGGATGGACAAGATGGCTGCGAGAAGTACTTAGAAAATGCTGAAGACAAGAGGTGTGGAAGTGGAATTGCTGGCAGTGAAGAAAACTCTTCAATATTCTCAGACCCAACAAGTTCCTTCAGTGGAGCAAATGATAATGAACCTGACTTAAATGACTCAAACAGAAGCAGTGTTGCTTCAAATTTGTCTTTGGATGAAAATGATGATCAGTCCCAGTCTATAGTGGAAGGTTCGTCCCTTCCAGTTCCTGATCAGCTTGAGAACATCCCTGAAAAATCCGGATGCACGAACGATTGTGAGGGCAATCCAGCAGTAGGGGCAAAGGAGAGGAAACTTCTTGGAAAATTTCCATGGTTTTGGAAGTTTGGTAGAAATGCTGCTAGTGAGGGGAAAGGTGACACTGAGGCTTCCAAATTGGCTGGAGCTGAGAATAATCCGATAAAGCATATTGCTCCCCCTAGAATTGATGGGGCATGTAGTACTTCTATTAGCGGTAAAGGAGACGGTGTCGATCAGAACGTGATGGGGACTCTCAAGAATATTGGTCAGTCTATGCTCGATCATATACAG GTTATTGAGACCGTATTTCAGCAAGAACGGGGTCAAGTAGGATCGTTGGAGAATTTGTCTAAAAATCATTTAGTCGGCAAAGGACAAGTAACGGCCATGGCAGCTCTCAAGGAGCTTCGGAAAATCAGCAATCTCTTATCTGAGATGTAA